From one Lotus japonicus ecotype B-129 chromosome 3, LjGifu_v1.2 genomic stretch:
- the LOC130747664 gene encoding 40S ribosomal protein S3-3-like, with protein sequence MQPVIHAVSRLFSLHLPSHSRQSARSERACYGVLRFVMESGAKGCEVIVSGKLRAQRAKSMKFKDGYMISSGQPVKDYIDSAVRHVLLRQGVLGIKVKIMLDWDPKGKQGPKTPLPDIVTIHTPKEEDEYIQPAAALAEDVEVPVAVA encoded by the exons ATGCAACCAGTAATACATGCTGTCTCGCGCCTCTTCTCTCTCCACCTTCCTTCTCATTCGCGACAATCAGCAAGAAGCGAAAG GGCTTGCTATGGTGTTTTGAGATTTGTCATGGAGAGTGGCGCGAAGGGATGTGAG GTCATAGTCAGTGGAAAGTTGAGAGCCCAGAGAGCTAAATCCATGAAGTTCAAGGATGGATACATGATTTCTTCTGGGCAGCCAGTCAAGGATTACATTGACTCTGCAGTGAGACATGTGCTACTTAGACAG GGTGTACTTGGTATCAAGGTGAAGATAATGCTTGATTGGGATCCTAAAGGGAAACAGGGTCCTAAAACTCCCCTCCCTGATATTGTCACAATCCACACTCCTAAAGAGGAGGATGAATACATCCAACCTGCTGCTGCTTTGGCAGAGGATGTTGAGGTCCCAGTTGCAGTTGCTTAA